The DNA segment GAATAATATCATAGGCAAAACTGGCTGTCAACCTACTGATTTATTTTAATGAAAAAGTCTCTGTGACACGAATGCTTTTGTTTACCGATTGAACGATTGGACAATTTTTTGTGGCGAGGTCCAACGCCTTTTGAATCGTACTTTCTGGCACGTCCGTCCCTGTTATTACAAAGTGGAGGGACACATCCGTCACTTCGTTCACTCCATCAGCATTTCGGATCACGTCAGCTGACAATACGATGTTATCATAGGAAATACGTTTCTTTTTAAGAATTTTCCTGAACACGCCCCCGCTACACACTGCAATGGATGAAACGAGTAATTGATAAGGTCTAAACCCATAGTCCTCATCTCCAGATACGTGCAGCGTATCAAATGAAGTGGTAAGTGTAAATCCGTGCTCGGTCATTTGAAAATCCAAATGAGTCCCCTCCCTTCGTTTATTTATTACAGTCGGTGTGTTGAGATTTCTTCAACTACTTGAGCAAGGAAGGCATCTTTATCTACTACCTGTTGATCCTGCTCACCGTACTTACGAACATTCACTGTTCCATCTGCTACTTCTTTGTCACCTAATACAAGCATGTAAGGTGTTTTCTTCATTTGAGCTTCACGGATTTTATATCCGATCTTCTCGTTACGCTCATCAAGCTGAACACGTACACCCATTCCTTCAAACAGTGATTTTACTTCCTGTGCATACTCCAAGTGTGCTTCTGGAGAAACGGGGATCACTTGAACTTGTACAGGAGCTAACCATGTTGGGAACGCTCCACCGAAGTGTTCGATTAAGATCGCAATAAAGCGGTCAATGGAACCGAATACTGCACGGTGAATAACAATTGGACGATCTTTCTCACCTTGCTCATTAACATATGTCAGATCAAACTTCTCTGGCATTTGGAAATCAAGCTGGATTGTTGCACATTGGTGACTACGTTTTAATGCATCCTTGATGTGGAAGTCAATTTTAGGACCGTAGAATGCTCCATCCCCTTCATTTAAGATGTAATCCACATTTAAGTCCTTTAAGACATTCTCAAGTGACTGCTCTGCTTGTTCCCATAGCTCGTCTGCTCCCATGGAGTCTTCCGGACGAGTAGAAAGCTCTACAGAGTAATCAAAGCCAAATGTGCTATAAATTTGATCAACAAGACCAAATACTTGCTTTAGCTCATCTTCAATTTGATTTGGTGCCACAAAGATATGCGCGTCATCTTGTGTAAATGTACGAACACGTAGCATTCCGTTTAACGATCCACTTAGCTCATGGCGGTGAACTTGACCAAACTCAGCCATACGAATCGGAAGGTCACGATACGAGTGCTGCGCATTTTTATAAATTAACATATGGCCAGGGCAGTTCATTGGCTTAAGCGCAAAACGCTTATCATCTACATCTGAGAAGTACATGTTCTCATGGTAGTGATCCCAGTGACCTGATTGCTCCCATAAACGTTGGTTCATCATTAGAGGCGTGCGAACTTCCTGATAACCAGCTTTTGTATATAAGTTACGTGAGAAATTCTCAAGCTCTGTACGAATTGTTTGTCCGTTTGGAAGAAAGAACGGCATACCTGGAGCTTCTTCTGAGAACATGAATAACTCTAACTCACGACCGAGCTTACGGTGATCGCGTTCTTTCGCTTGACGCAATAATTCTAGATGCTCATCTAAGTCAGCTTGCTTAAAGAATGCTGTCCCATAAATGCGTTGTAGCATCTTGTTGTCGCTATTCCCTCTCCAGTAAGCACCAGCTAGGTTTTGAAGCTTAAAGGCTTTGATTTTGTTTGTTGATGGAACGTGAATTCCACGGCATAAATCAAAGAATTCCCCTTGCTCATAGATTGTTACTTGTTCCCCTTCAGGAATCGCTTCAAGTAGCTCTTGCTTATACTCATCTTCACCAAATTTCACTTTGGCTTCCTCACGGCTTACTTCAAGACGCTGGATTTCAAGATTTTCTGAGACAATCTTTTTCATTTCTTTTTCGATTTTTGGTAAGTCCTCTTGAGTGATGGACTCCTCTGAATCGATATCATAATAGAAGCCATCTTCAATAACAGGACCGACACCAAGCTTCACATTTTTAAACAAACGACGAACCGCTTGAGCCATTAAGTGAGCCGTACTATGTCTAAGGACCTCCAATGCTTCATCTGATTCAGGTGTGATAATAGCAACCTCGCCACTCTCTGGAATTGGGCGCTTTAGATCAATCAATTGACCATTAATCTTACCTGCAATTGCTTTTTTCTTAAGTCCAGGACTAATTGATGCTGCTACATCTTCTGTTGTTGATCCTTTTGGAAACTCCTTCTTCGCTCCATCAGGGAAAATAAGTTCTAATTGTTCCATGTACATTCTCTCCTTTTTTGTAAATATGAGCACAAAAAAAACACTCGTCCCTTCCAATGAAGGGGCGAGTGTGGTTCGCGGTTCCACCCTAATGTCCGTACTACGGCTTATCATACAGATAACGGCTGCGTGCCGGCACCGGTTACTATCATTCCCCGATGCAGTTCAAAGGTGGTAAGCTCATACATCTAGTTTAGAGGCTCTCAGCATATGCCTCATTCTCTGAAAACTATCTTATATGCCTCGTGTCCTCATCTACACTGATTAGATCATCATAATCTTAATATGTAGTATATTATAGGGAGGCATACGGAAAAAATCAAGTGGGTTCACATTTTTTATCGACTTGGTCTTTTAGTGGATAGAGATGAAGACGTTCTTCAAAGATCGACTGAATCGAAGCAATCAGACCATTCTCTGGCTCATTCGTAAATAAATGCACCTCAGTTGGGACCATGCTTACAAGAGGACTAATTAACATGTCCTGCACATCCATACCCTCTTCAAAAATTAAATCTTCCTCAAGATAAAAAAGAATTTCATCACGTGTAAGCTCTCGGAACCTGTCATCATACAACGTAAATACTTGATCATGAACAATATATACTCGACTTACCTTAGCAGGAGTGTTCCTGAGATGCTGGCGATAGTTTTCAAGCATATGCTGATAATCCTGTTCTAACATATATTCATCAATGGCCATCTCTACACAATCTATAAGTAGTTCTCCATACTCTCTAAGACGAAACGTTAAAAATGGTTCATAATAAAAAGACGTTTCCTGTTCAAGGTTTGTCGCAAATGCCTGGTAGATAAATTCTTTCCGATTAAAAAATAATTCAATATCCGGTAAGTCGTCTATGTCGCCATCAAGGATGCGTTTTGCAATGGAAAGGATTTGATACTGTTCTTCATGATCAGTGAAATAAAACATCGTTTCAATAATCGATAGCAGCCACTCTTCTTCCTTACTGTTAATCACAAAGTCTGTTAACAAAGAAGCTAAAAGCGGGTGAAACGAATCATAGAAGCTCACATGACGATCTTCATAGTGAACAAACAGCGTCCCTGCATCATGAACTTGTATGTCCGCACCAAGGCCATAGGGCTGATATTTATGAACATAGTGCGTTAATTCTTGATAGAGTTTATGACAATCTAGCTTTTCTTCAAAATGAATGGCGATCAACCGATATTCCCCCTAACCTTATCAAACTCTTTTCAACGTGTCCTTATGCCAATCTTGGGCTCTATTTCATCCTATGTATAAATAAGTGGAACATGACCGAATCAGATGGCTTTTTCGTCCGACATATTCCTCCAAACAAAAAAAGCTTCCTGCCATTAAGACAAGAAGCGTTTTAGTCATTTAGTTTTGCATGATAAAGTCTTTTTCAGCGGATTCTTCCTCGTCAAACACACGAACAATATCATAAGCGGTTGTACGTTGTGCAGGAATTTTACCGGCTTCACGAATTAAACGAAGAGTTAAATTCGTATTTACTTTGTGAGTTGTATTGGCAGCTGATACCACGTTCTCTTCCATCATGGTTGAACCAAAATCGTTACACCCAAAATGAAGTGATTGCTTGCCGACTTCTGGACCCATGGTTACCCATGAAGACTGGAAGTTAGGAATGTTATCTAAGAAGATGCGAGAAATTGCTACATTCTTCAGATAGTCTTCTTTTGTCAATTTCTTCAATCGACGTAAACCGGTATTCTCAGGCTGAAGCAACCAAGAAATAAAGGCTGTGAAGCATTCCGTTTCATCTTGAGCATCTCTCACGCGTTGCAGATGCAAGGCACGCTCTTCAAACGATTCTCCGAAACCAATAACCATAGTAGCCGATCCAAACATACCAACCTTCTTGCTTGCCTTCATCGCATCCATCCACTGTTCCCAAGTAACCTTTAAGCGACTAACACGCAGTCTCGTTTCTTCAGTAAGAATTTCAGCTCCACCAC comes from the Alkalihalobacillus sp. FSL W8-0930 genome and includes:
- a CDS encoding OsmC family protein, which codes for MDFQMTEHGFTLTTSFDTLHVSGDEDYGFRPYQLLVSSIAVCSGGVFRKILKKKRISYDNIVLSADVIRNADGVNEVTDVSLHFVITGTDVPESTIQKALDLATKNCPIVQSVNKSIRVTETFSLK
- the thrS gene encoding threonine--tRNA ligase, producing the protein MYMEQLELIFPDGAKKEFPKGSTTEDVAASISPGLKKKAIAGKINGQLIDLKRPIPESGEVAIITPESDEALEVLRHSTAHLMAQAVRRLFKNVKLGVGPVIEDGFYYDIDSEESITQEDLPKIEKEMKKIVSENLEIQRLEVSREEAKVKFGEDEYKQELLEAIPEGEQVTIYEQGEFFDLCRGIHVPSTNKIKAFKLQNLAGAYWRGNSDNKMLQRIYGTAFFKQADLDEHLELLRQAKERDHRKLGRELELFMFSEEAPGMPFFLPNGQTIRTELENFSRNLYTKAGYQEVRTPLMMNQRLWEQSGHWDHYHENMYFSDVDDKRFALKPMNCPGHMLIYKNAQHSYRDLPIRMAEFGQVHRHELSGSLNGMLRVRTFTQDDAHIFVAPNQIEDELKQVFGLVDQIYSTFGFDYSVELSTRPEDSMGADELWEQAEQSLENVLKDLNVDYILNEGDGAFYGPKIDFHIKDALKRSHQCATIQLDFQMPEKFDLTYVNEQGEKDRPIVIHRAVFGSIDRFIAILIEHFGGAFPTWLAPVQVQVIPVSPEAHLEYAQEVKSLFEGMGVRVQLDERNEKIGYKIREAQMKKTPYMLVLGDKEVADGTVNVRKYGEQDQQVVDKDAFLAQVVEEISTHRL
- the ytxC gene encoding putative sporulation protein YtxC, which produces MIAIHFEEKLDCHKLYQELTHYVHKYQPYGLGADIQVHDAGTLFVHYEDRHVSFYDSFHPLLASLLTDFVINSKEEEWLLSIIETMFYFTDHEEQYQILSIAKRILDGDIDDLPDIELFFNRKEFIYQAFATNLEQETSFYYEPFLTFRLREYGELLIDCVEMAIDEYMLEQDYQHMLENYRQHLRNTPAKVSRVYIVHDQVFTLYDDRFRELTRDEILFYLEEDLIFEEGMDVQDMLISPLVSMVPTEVHLFTNEPENGLIASIQSIFEERLHLYPLKDQVDKKCEPT
- the mqnC gene encoding cyclic dehypoxanthinyl futalosine synthase, with translation MSVDEILERAVNGERISMEDAVKLYESDDLEKLGKAADTIMKKWHPEPVTTFVIGRNVNYTNFCDTYCSFCAFYRPPNSKEGYVLDDEVIFSKIQETLDVGGTEILMQGGTNPNLKLDYYTNLLKGIKERFPDIWMHSFSPAEIWKIAEVSDLSVEEVLRELHAAGLDSMPGGGAEILTEETRLRVSRLKVTWEQWMDAMKASKKVGMFGSATMVIGFGESFEERALHLQRVRDAQDETECFTAFISWLLQPENTGLRRLKKLTKEDYLKNVAISRIFLDNIPNFQSSWVTMGPEVGKQSLHFGCNDFGSTMMEENVVSAANTTHKVNTNLTLRLIREAGKIPAQRTTAYDIVRVFDEEESAEKDFIMQN